AAATAGCCATCATCCCTAAAGCAGGAATAAGCTTATCTATTTTTAAGTTATGTTCTAGAGTAATTGCCAAATAACCCAGTACAAATACAATAATAATAATGGTTTCCATAAAATTAGTTAGTTTAAATTAATTGTTTCAATGCGATTTCAAAAGCTGTCTTACTTATGTTCTTTTTTGTTGTATTTTCTTCAAATATATTTAAAATTGCGTTTCTAATTGTAGTTGATGTATCTGTAAATATCAATTCATCATCCATAGAAACTCTTCCTTCCATGAAAAAAGCAAATACACGTGCCATTCCACAGTTCGAAATAAAATCAGGTATCAAACTTACTCTTTCATCTGTAAATTCCATAATTGGACCGAAGAAAATTTCTTTATCCGCAAAAGGAACATTAGCTCCGCAAGAAATTACTTCCAAACCAGTATCAATCATCTTACTTATTTGATCTTTCTTCACCAATCTTGATGCAGCACATGGCGCAAAAATTTCAGCCTTGATATTCCAAATACGCTCATTAATTTCATCAAACGGAATCATAGCATCAGAAACCAACGTATTCCCATCTTTATTTTTATAGAGGTTTACAATTTCTTCAAACGTAAATCCATCTTCATTAATAACACCACCTACTCTATCTATAATTCCTACAACCTTAGCGCCCATTTTGGCCAAGTAAAATGCTGCAGCAGCACCTACATTACCAAAACCTTGAACAATTGCTCTTTTACCTTCTACAGAACCTCCATAAATATCATAATAATGCTTTACAGCTTCAGCAACACCAAAGCCCGTAATCATATCTGCAACGGTATACTTTCTAGAAACATCAGGAGAATAATTAGTTCCTTCTAAAACTTTTATAACCCCTAATCTTAATTGCCCTATTCTATTTATTTTGTCTGCCTCTGTAGGTCTAAAATGCCCATTAAAAACACCTTCTTGCGGGTGCCAAACTCCTGCATCTTCCGTAATCGGAATTACCTCATGTATTTCATCTACATTTAAATCTCCTCCCGTACCATAATAGCTTTTTAACA
This genomic stretch from Cellulophaga algicola DSM 14237 harbors:
- a CDS encoding Glu/Leu/Phe/Val dehydrogenase dimerization domain-containing protein, whose product is MKDLLAIYENKQPEIVFHWKDAETEAEGWTVINSLRGGAAGGGTRMREGLDVNEVLSLAKTMEVKFTVSGPPIGGAKSGINFDPKDPRKKGVLERWYHAVAPLLKSYYGTGGDLNVDEIHEVIPITEDAGVWHPQEGVFNGHFRPTEADKINRIGQLRLGVIKVLEGTNYSPDVSRKYTVADMITGFGVAEAVKHYYDIYGGSVEGKRAIVQGFGNVGAAAAFYLAKMGAKVVGIIDRVGGVINEDGFTFEEIVNLYKNKDGNTLVSDAMIPFDEINERIWNIKAEIFAPCAASRLVKKDQISKMIDTGLEVISCGANVPFADKEIFFGPIMEFTDERVSLIPDFISNCGMARVFAFFMEGRVSMDDELIFTDTSTTIRNAILNIFEENTTKKNISKTAFEIALKQLI